In Chrysemys picta bellii isolate R12L10 chromosome 3, ASM1138683v2, whole genome shotgun sequence, a single genomic region encodes these proteins:
- the LOC135982607 gene encoding uncharacterized protein LOC135982607 has protein sequence MQSSPAVMAMQSVNRKRAPAWTDREVLDLIAVWGDESVLSELRSKRRNAKIYEKISKDMAERGYSRDATQCRVKIKELRQGYQKTKEANGRSGSHPQTSRFYEALHSILGAAATTTPPVTVDSEDGILSTAGSSDMLGDGEDEEGDEEGEAVGSSHNADFPDSQDLFITLTEIPYEASPAITPDTESGEGSATPSATVSQPSLESHSQRLARIRRRKKRTREDMFSELMASSQAQAAQQTQWRENLTRMHQANMDREERWRQEDQQATLTLLGLLREQTDTLRRLVDVLQERRQEDRAPLQSISNRPPPPPSPIPTSPKVQRRRGGRVPANSHSTPAESSSSRRLSFPKI, from the exons atgcagagctctccagcagtgatggccatgcagtctgtgaatagaaagagagccccagcatggactgatcgtgaagtcttggatctcatcgctgtgtggggcgatgagtccgtgctttccgagctgcgatccaaaagaaggaatgcaaagatctacgagaagatctctaaagacatggcagagagaggatacagccgggatgcaacgcagtgccgcgtgaaaatcaaggagctgagacaaggctaccagaagaccaaagaggcaaacggacgctccggatcccatccccagacatcccgtttctacgaggcactgcattccatcctcggtgctgccgccaccactaccccaccagtgaccgtggactctgaggatgggatactgtccacggccggttcctcagacatgttaggggacggggaagatgaggaaggagatgaggagggcgaggcagttggcagctctcacaacgctgatttccccgacagccaggatctcttcatcacccttacagagatcccctacgaagcgtccccagccattaccccggacacagaatctggtgaaggatcagcca ccccgtctgcgactgtctcacaacctagcctggaatcacactcccagaggctagcgcggattaggcgtaggaagaagaggacacgggaggacatgttctctgagcttatggcctcttcccaagcccaggcagcacagcagacccagtggcgggagaacttgacccgaatgcaccaagccaacatggatcgggaggagaggtggcggcaggaagaccagcaggcgactctaacgctgcttggactactgagggagcaaacggacacactccggcgccttgtggatgttctgcaggaacggaggcaggaggacagagccccgctgcagtccatctctaaccgccctcccccgccaccaagtcccatacccacctcacccaaagtgcaaagaaggagaggcggcagagtccctgctaactctcactccacccctgcagagagctctagtagcagaaggctctcatttcccaaaatttga